From one Mobula birostris isolate sMobBir1 chromosome 20, sMobBir1.hap1, whole genome shotgun sequence genomic stretch:
- the LOC140185186 gene encoding uncharacterized protein: MPFTCSDCGKRFTRSSTLQRHQRVHTGEKPFTCSECGKRFTQSYNLKVHQRVHTGEKPFTCSECGKGFADSYSLVRHCRIHTGEKPFTCSECGKGFTDSSLLVRHYRVHTGEKPFTCSECGKGFTDSTLLVNHCRVHTGEKPFTCSECGKGFTQSAHVKVHQLIHTGEKPFSCSECGKGFTQLSSLVSHCRIHTGEKPFTCSECGMGFTTSSQVKVHQRVHAVERPFRCSECGKRFTDSYSLVKHCRIHTGENPFTCSECGKGFTQSSHLKVHQLIHTGEKPFSCSECGKGFTQLSSLVSHCRVHTGEKPFTCSECGKRFTQSSHLKVHQGVHTGEKPFSCSECGKGFAESYSLLKHCRIHTGEKPFTCSECGKGFTDSYHLVKHCRVHTGEKPFTCSECGKGFTDSSNLVRHCRIHTGEKPFTCSECGKGFAQSSNLKVHQRVHTGEKPFTCS; the protein is encoded by the coding sequence atgccattcacctgctcagactgtgggaagcgattcactcgtTCGTCCACActccagagacaccagcgagtccacactggggagaagccattcacttgctctgaatgtgggaagagattcactcagtcgtataatctgaaagtacatcagcgagttcacactggggagaagccattcacatgctctgaatgtgggaaggggttcGCTGATTCATACTCCCTTGTGAGGCACtgccgaattcacactggggaaaagccattcacatgctctgaatgtgggaaggggttcactgACTCATCCCTTCTTGTGAggcactaccgggttcacactggcgAGAAGCCATTCACGtgttcagaatgtgggaagggattcactgactCAACCCTGCTTGTGAACCACTgccgagttcacaccggggagaagccattcacatgttcagaatgtgggaagggattcactcagtcagctCATGTGAAGGTGCATCAActaattcacactggggagaaaccattcagctgttctgaatgtgggaagggattcactcagttatccagcCTCGTGAGCCACtgccgaattcacactggggagaagccattcacttgctctgaatgtgggatggGATTCACTACGTCATCTCAagtgaaggtgcatcagcgagttcacgcTGTAGAGAGGCCATTccgctgctctgaatgtgggaagagattcactgattcatacTCCCTTGTGAAGCACtgccgaattcacactggggagaacccATTCACGTGctctgagtgtgggaaaggattcactcagtcatctcatttGAAGGTACATCAActaattcacactggggagaaaccattcagctgttctgaatgtgggaagggattcactcagttatccagcCTTGTGAGCCACtgccgagttcacactggagagaagccgttcacatgctctgaatgtgggaagagattcactcagtcatcgcatctgaaggtacatcagggagttcacactggggagaaaccgttcagctgctccgaatgtgggaagggattcgctgAATCATACTCCCTTTTGAAGCACtgccgaattcacactggggagaagccattcacctgctctgaatgtgggaaggggttcactgACTCATACCACCTTGTGAAGCACtgccgagttcacactggggagaagccattcacctgctccgaatgtgggaagggattcactgactCATCCAACCTCGTGAGGCACtgccgaattcacactggggagaagccattcacttgctctgaatgtgggaaaggattcgctcagtcatctaatctgaaggtacatcagcgagttcacactggggagaagccattcacatgctcttaa